One genomic region from Microcella humidisoli encodes:
- the nusB gene encoding transcription antitermination factor NusB gives MSARSKARKRALDMLYIADVRQVPIAEVLGDEARRAAAAPQRASSWPYAEQIVRGVDEARHEIDALIEQHAVGWTLARMPVVDRAILRMATWELRDNPEIPTAVAIAEAMELASVLSTDDSAPFVNGVLGSIADDVRA, from the coding sequence GTGAGCGCCCGCAGCAAGGCCCGCAAGCGGGCTCTCGACATGCTCTACATCGCCGATGTGCGGCAGGTGCCGATCGCCGAGGTTCTCGGCGATGAGGCTCGCCGGGCAGCCGCGGCGCCGCAGCGCGCCTCGAGCTGGCCGTACGCCGAGCAGATCGTGCGCGGTGTCGACGAGGCGCGCCACGAGATCGACGCCCTTATCGAGCAGCACGCCGTGGGATGGACCCTCGCGCGCATGCCCGTCGTCGACCGCGCCATCCTGCGCATGGCCACCTGGGAGCTGCGCGACAACCCCGAGATCCCCACGGCCGTGGCGATCGCCGAGGCCATGGAGCTCGCGAGCGTGCTCTCGACCGACGACAGCGCCCCCTTCGTGAACGGCGTGCTCGGCTCGATCGCCGACGACGTCCGCGCCTGA
- a CDS encoding ABC transporter ATP-binding protein: MSSPSRTSVAASPALPVSLRGIGRTFPAARGGEARTVLRDVQLEIAPGEIVALLGPSGCGKSTLLRQISGLDRPTAGTLTIDRTPVTPADQRSAVAFQEPRLLPWRTVARNVELGLPRGVDRPQGAARVAELLELVQLSHAASLKPREISGGMAQRVSLARALARGPGVLLLDEPFGALDALTRLTMQDLLVDIHRAEPATIVLVTHDVDEALALADRVVLLGTRHDRPGATISMILDVPGARPRDRASVVLTRLRAKLLDALGVPSHHGG; encoded by the coding sequence ATGTCGTCCCCCTCGCGCACGTCCGTCGCAGCATCCCCGGCTCTGCCGGTCTCGCTGCGCGGCATCGGCCGCACCTTCCCCGCGGCACGCGGTGGCGAGGCTCGCACGGTGCTGCGTGACGTGCAGCTGGAGATCGCCCCGGGCGAGATCGTCGCCCTGCTCGGCCCCTCGGGCTGCGGCAAGTCGACCCTGCTGCGCCAGATCAGCGGGCTCGACCGTCCGACCGCCGGCACGCTGACGATCGATCGCACTCCCGTGACGCCCGCCGACCAGCGGTCGGCTGTCGCCTTCCAAGAGCCGCGCCTGCTGCCCTGGCGCACGGTGGCGCGCAACGTCGAGCTCGGCCTGCCGCGCGGCGTCGACCGCCCTCAGGGGGCCGCGCGTGTCGCCGAACTGCTCGAACTCGTGCAGCTGAGCCACGCGGCGAGCCTGAAGCCGCGGGAGATCTCGGGCGGCATGGCCCAGCGCGTTTCGCTCGCCCGGGCTCTCGCGCGCGGTCCGGGCGTCCTGCTGCTCGACGAGCCCTTCGGGGCGCTGGATGCTCTGACCCGGTTGACGATGCAGGATCTGCTCGTCGACATCCACCGGGCCGAGCCGGCGACGATCGTGCTCGTCACGCACGATGTCGACGAGGCCCTGGCCCTCGCCGATCGGGTCGTGCTGCTCGGGACCCGCCACGACCGGCCCGGCGCCACGATCAGCATGATCCTCGACGTGCCGGGTGCGCGACCGCGCGACCGCGCGTCGGTCGTGCTCACGCGCCTCCGGGCGAAGCTCCTCGATGCGCTCGGCGTGCCGAGCCATCACGGCGGCTAG
- the aroQ gene encoding type II 3-dehydroquinate dehydratase yields the protein MTAVTRVLVLNGPNLNRLGTREPAIYGTATLDELRSELGAAAEGVEIDLRQSNDEAELIGWLHEAVDARTPVILNPAAFTHYSYALRDAVALVTEAGIPVIEVHLSNPHAREEFRHTSVISGVATGVIAGFGFGSYRLALDHLLRLP from the coding sequence ATGACCGCCGTCACCCGCGTGCTCGTGCTCAACGGGCCCAACCTCAACCGTCTCGGCACGCGCGAGCCCGCAATCTACGGCACGGCGACGCTCGACGAGCTGCGCTCCGAGCTCGGCGCCGCGGCCGAGGGGGTCGAGATCGACCTGCGACAGTCCAACGATGAGGCCGAGCTCATCGGCTGGCTGCATGAGGCGGTGGATGCTCGCACGCCGGTCATCCTGAACCCTGCGGCCTTCACGCACTACAGCTACGCACTGCGGGACGCGGTCGCCCTCGTGACCGAGGCGGGCATCCCGGTGATCGAAGTGCACCTGTCGAACCCGCACGCGCGCGAGGAGTTCCGGCACACGAGCGTCATCTCGGGGGTTGCGACGGGGGTCATCGCGGGCTTCGGGTTCGGCTCGTACCGCCTCGCGCTCGACCACCTGCTGCGCCTGCCGTAA
- a CDS encoding aliphatic sulfonate ABC transporter substrate-binding protein, giving the protein MSTRTRLTLLTATVAVSAMAMTGCVAGEGASTGTPAEGSEWSDTTLTLDFATYNPLSLIIKDQGWLEAELGDDVTVEWVQSAGSNKANEALRAGAIDVGSTAGSAALLARSNGSPIQAISIYTQPNWAAIAVPTGSDITEVADLVGRTVAATKGTDPYFFLLQALAEAGLSLSDISLQNLQHADGKTALETGAVDAWSGLDPLLSTSVYNGAAEIIYDNVDFNSYGFLNATEEFIAANPDLAQLVVNAYEKARAWALENPEETAAILAEVAGIDIAIAEATIARTVIDIDNVPGQTQRDVLAIIGPIFVESGDVPNQQLIDDALDALFNDTFAVAADPDAIG; this is encoded by the coding sequence ATGAGCACCCGCACCCGTCTGACCCTGCTGACCGCGACCGTCGCCGTGTCCGCCATGGCCATGACCGGCTGCGTCGCCGGTGAGGGCGCCTCGACCGGCACACCCGCCGAGGGTTCGGAGTGGTCGGACACGACGCTGACCCTCGACTTCGCGACGTACAACCCCTTGAGCCTCATCATCAAGGACCAGGGGTGGCTCGAAGCCGAGCTCGGCGATGACGTGACGGTCGAGTGGGTGCAGTCGGCCGGCTCGAACAAGGCCAACGAGGCCCTGCGCGCCGGCGCCATCGACGTGGGCTCGACGGCGGGCTCCGCCGCGCTGCTCGCGCGGTCGAACGGAAGCCCCATTCAGGCGATCAGCATCTACACGCAGCCGAATTGGGCGGCGATCGCCGTGCCGACCGGCAGTGACATCACCGAGGTCGCCGACCTCGTGGGGCGCACGGTCGCCGCGACGAAGGGCACCGACCCGTACTTCTTCCTGCTGCAGGCGCTGGCCGAGGCGGGGCTCTCGCTCTCCGACATCAGCCTGCAGAACCTGCAGCACGCCGATGGCAAGACCGCGCTCGAGACCGGGGCGGTCGACGCGTGGTCGGGGCTCGACCCGCTCCTCTCGACGTCGGTCTACAACGGCGCCGCCGAGATCATCTACGACAACGTCGACTTCAACTCCTACGGCTTCCTCAACGCGACGGAGGAGTTCATCGCCGCGAACCCCGACCTCGCGCAGCTCGTCGTCAACGCCTACGAGAAGGCGCGCGCGTGGGCGCTCGAGAACCCGGAGGAGACCGCGGCGATCCTCGCCGAGGTCGCGGGCATCGATATCGCGATCGCCGAGGCGACGATCGCCCGCACGGTCATCGACATCGACAACGTGCCCGGTCAGACGCAGCGCGATGTGCTCGCGATCATCGGCCCGATCTTCGTCGAGAGCGGCGATGTACCGAACCAGCAGCTCATCGACGACGCGCTCGACGCCCTGTTCAACGACACCTTCGCCGTGGCCGCCGATCCGGATGCGATCGGCTAA
- the efp gene encoding elongation factor P: MATTNDIKNGSVLNLDGQLWNVIEFQHVKPGKGGAFVRTKMRNVMSGKVVDKTFNAGTKVEFATVDRRDYQYLYQDGADYVFMDTTDYEQVTVPASVVGDAANFMLENQIVTIAMNEGAALYLDLPASVVLEVTYTEPGLQGDRSTGGTKPATLETGYEIQVPLFLETGTKVKVDTRSGDYLGRVSE, encoded by the coding sequence ATGGCGACCACGAACGACATCAAGAACGGCAGCGTGCTCAACCTCGACGGGCAGCTGTGGAACGTCATCGAGTTCCAGCACGTCAAGCCGGGCAAGGGCGGCGCCTTCGTGCGCACGAAGATGCGCAACGTCATGAGCGGCAAGGTCGTCGACAAGACGTTCAACGCGGGCACCAAGGTCGAGTTCGCAACGGTCGACCGCCGCGACTACCAGTACCTGTACCAGGACGGCGCCGACTACGTGTTCATGGACACGACCGACTACGAGCAGGTCACCGTGCCGGCCTCGGTCGTCGGCGATGCCGCGAACTTCATGCTCGAGAACCAGATCGTGACGATCGCCATGAACGAGGGTGCCGCGCTCTACCTCGACCTGCCGGCCTCGGTCGTGCTCGAGGTCACCTACACCGAGCCGGGCCTGCAGGGCGACCGCTCGACGGGCGGCACGAAGCCCGCGACGCTCGAGACGGGGTACGAGATCCAGGTGCCGCTGTTCCTCGAGACGGGCACGAAGGTCAAGGTCGACACCCGGTCGGGTGACTACCTGGGCCGCGTCAGCGAGTAG